A genomic region of Novipirellula aureliae contains the following coding sequences:
- a CDS encoding quinol:electron acceptor oxidoreductase subunit ActD, whose amino-acid sequence MSDDNNTKKVHGTVAEYTSVDTLLDACRRIRDAGYTKTDAFTPFPVHGIDAALGIKPTKLPWIALAGGLTGLTIALMMQIWMNGINYPYIISGKPYISLPAFMPVAFELTILLASFGTFFGMWALNGLPKFSNPIFTDPRFDRATDDRFFLYIDAKDQSYDQAGAEKLLADTGTEYINTVVEDDSPTQIPKFLITTLITVIALSFIPALILARMRVTTSSKPRFHIFPDMDFSPARDAQQTTTLFADNRAMRPDVPGTIARGDMEDDLDFLTGIKMESLALQQINKERQLVALYPQGEDEEKPSEAAAEQGDGPEKSVMDTTPWVETNPVELTSQFVRQGQAQFNIYCSTCHGRDGRGNGLVHQRAQQIMASSWIPPASMHQDTLYSDQYPDGKLFNTISNGIRKMPGYAGQIKVRDRWAIVAYVRALQQSQNASLDFVPDSQQETIKTRKAEVEKMLKEQAEAEKKKEQERATKA is encoded by the coding sequence ATGTCTGACGATAACAACACGAAGAAAGTCCACGGGACCGTTGCCGAGTACACTTCGGTCGACACGCTGCTCGATGCGTGCCGGCGGATCCGTGATGCTGGCTATACGAAAACGGATGCGTTCACGCCATTTCCTGTGCATGGGATTGATGCGGCACTCGGTATCAAACCGACCAAGTTACCTTGGATCGCTCTTGCTGGGGGACTAACCGGATTGACGATCGCCCTGATGATGCAGATCTGGATGAATGGGATCAACTACCCGTACATCATCTCGGGTAAACCCTACATTTCACTTCCCGCATTCATGCCGGTTGCGTTTGAGTTAACGATCTTGCTAGCGTCCTTTGGAACGTTCTTCGGCATGTGGGCTCTCAACGGCTTGCCGAAATTCAGCAACCCGATTTTCACCGATCCGCGATTTGATCGTGCGACCGACGATCGTTTCTTCTTGTACATCGATGCAAAAGATCAAAGCTACGATCAAGCGGGCGCCGAAAAATTGCTGGCTGATACGGGTACCGAATACATCAACACAGTCGTCGAAGATGATTCACCGACCCAGATCCCCAAGTTTTTAATCACGACGTTGATCACGGTCATCGCATTGTCATTCATCCCGGCATTGATTTTGGCCCGGATGCGAGTAACGACCAGCAGCAAGCCACGTTTCCACATTTTCCCAGACATGGACTTTTCGCCGGCCCGTGATGCCCAGCAAACGACGACACTGTTTGCCGACAATCGCGCGATGCGACCGGATGTTCCTGGAACGATTGCCCGAGGCGACATGGAAGACGATCTTGATTTCCTAACCGGAATCAAGATGGAATCATTGGCGTTGCAGCAAATCAACAAGGAACGTCAACTTGTCGCCTTGTATCCGCAAGGGGAGGATGAAGAGAAACCGAGTGAAGCTGCAGCAGAGCAGGGGGATGGACCGGAGAAAAGTGTGATGGACACAACGCCCTGGGTCGAGACGAATCCAGTCGAGCTAACTTCACAATTTGTCCGACAGGGCCAGGCGCAGTTCAATATCTACTGTTCGACCTGTCATGGCAGAGACGGTCGTGGTAATGGGTTGGTTCATCAACGAGCTCAACAAATCATGGCGTCGTCATGGATCCCGCCTGCATCGATGCACCAAGACACATTGTATTCGGATCAGTATCCCGATGGGAAGTTGTTCAATACGATCAGTAACGGCATTCGAAAGATGCCTGGTTATGCCGGGCAGATTAAGGTTCGAGATCGCTGGGCGATCGTGGCTTATGTGCGAGCACTTCAACAAAGCCAAAACGCATCGCTTGATTTCGTTCCCGATTCGCAGCAAGAGACGATCAAGACTCGCAAGGCGGAGGTAGAAAAGATGCTCAAGGAGCAGGCCGAAGCCGAGAAGAAGAAGGAACAAGAGCGAGCAACGAAAGCATAG
- a CDS encoding cytochrome c3 family protein: MQRFLFPRWVNRFLLVLLAAAVGGGLFAGAMGGLATDPETLNIGYKPTQPVPFSHAMHAGQLKMDCRYCHNTVFEAAHAAVPPTATCINCHSPADIQGVTALSAVRADSEKLDPIHESWETGKSVAWKRIHNLPEFVYFNHAAHVNSGVSCKSCHGRVDQMEVVYQHEPLSMAWCIECHRNPDPHLRPIEEVTNLGWQPPEGWDQEAFAKEQRETLNINPQVHCAVCHR, translated from the coding sequence ATGCAACGGTTCCTCTTCCCACGCTGGGTCAATCGCTTTCTTCTCGTCCTGCTTGCTGCTGCCGTCGGTGGTGGTTTATTCGCTGGTGCGATGGGCGGTTTGGCGACTGATCCCGAAACCCTGAACATTGGTTACAAACCGACTCAGCCGGTGCCGTTTAGCCATGCGATGCACGCGGGCCAGTTAAAGATGGATTGTCGCTATTGCCACAACACGGTTTTCGAGGCCGCTCATGCCGCCGTGCCGCCAACGGCAACCTGTATCAATTGTCACAGTCCTGCGGACATCCAAGGCGTTACCGCGTTGTCAGCGGTGCGTGCCGACAGCGAAAAGCTCGACCCGATTCACGAGAGCTGGGAAACGGGCAAAAGCGTTGCTTGGAAACGGATCCACAACCTGCCTGAGTTCGTCTATTTCAACCATGCCGCCCATGTTAACTCGGGTGTCAGTTGCAAGAGTTGTCACGGACGCGTCGATCAAATGGAAGTGGTGTACCAGCACGAGCCATTGTCGATGGCATGGTGCATTGAATGTCACCGCAACCCCGATCCTCATTTGCGTCCGATCGAGGAGGTTACCAACCTCGGTTGGCAACCGCCGGAGGGTTGGGATCAAGAAGCGTTTGCGAAAGAACAGCGGGAAACGTTGAATATCAACCCGCAAGTCCATTGTGCTGTTTGTCATCGTTAG
- the nrfD gene encoding NrfD/PsrC family molybdoenzyme membrane anchor subunit, which produces MSLAIPNGLDNTKERPGQRAPLVLGDTTYHDITETVCRVAERPPGANWFAGFLVAFALMNLLGVCIAYLIYTGVGVWGNAAPVFWGWPIVNFVFWVGIGHAGTLISAILFLFRQEWRTSINRAAEAMTIFAVACAGTFPGIHVGRAWLAFWLAPYPSLNLWMWPQFRSPLLWDVFAVSTYGTVSLLFWYMGMVPDLATFRDRSKNKWRRMAYGILALGWSGSSRHWMRYEKAYALLAAFAAPLVLSVHTIVSFDFAVSQVPGWHTTIFPPYFVAGAIFSGFAMVLTLMVPARSMLGLEKLITIRHLENMCKIILATGSIVGLAYGTEFFIAWYGQVPEEQFAFLNRALGPYWWAYLTMVSCNVLSPQLFWFKKFRTTPVLIVIVCIFVNIGMWFERFVIVVTSLSRDYLPSAWSYFSPTWVDWAMLIGSFGLFFTLFLLFCKLMPVINMAETKATLAKQYHMAHEQE; this is translated from the coding sequence ATGTCCCTAGCCATCCCAAACGGATTGGACAATACCAAGGAACGTCCTGGCCAACGTGCTCCGTTGGTCCTTGGCGATACGACTTATCACGATATAACCGAAACGGTATGTCGTGTGGCCGAGCGTCCACCGGGTGCAAATTGGTTCGCCGGTTTCTTGGTCGCATTCGCACTGATGAATTTGCTCGGCGTTTGCATCGCTTATCTGATTTACACCGGGGTGGGTGTTTGGGGTAATGCGGCCCCCGTTTTCTGGGGTTGGCCGATTGTCAACTTCGTTTTCTGGGTTGGTATTGGTCACGCGGGCACGTTGATTAGTGCGATTTTGTTCCTGTTCCGCCAAGAGTGGCGAACGAGTATCAATCGGGCGGCGGAGGCGATGACGATTTTTGCCGTCGCTTGTGCGGGAACGTTTCCGGGCATCCACGTTGGTCGAGCGTGGTTGGCTTTCTGGTTGGCCCCCTATCCCAGTTTGAATCTTTGGATGTGGCCACAATTCCGCAGCCCGCTTCTGTGGGACGTGTTTGCGGTCAGTACGTATGGGACGGTCTCGCTGCTGTTTTGGTACATGGGAATGGTGCCCGACTTGGCAACGTTCCGCGATCGATCAAAGAACAAATGGCGACGAATGGCATATGGTATTCTGGCGCTTGGTTGGAGCGGTTCGTCACGGCATTGGATGCGTTACGAGAAGGCGTATGCATTGTTAGCAGCATTCGCGGCTCCGCTGGTTTTGTCCGTTCACACGATCGTTTCCTTTGACTTTGCGGTTTCGCAGGTCCCCGGTTGGCACACGACGATCTTCCCACCTTACTTCGTTGCCGGAGCGATCTTTAGCGGCTTTGCGATGGTGTTGACTTTGATGGTTCCCGCTCGATCGATGCTGGGGCTAGAGAAATTGATCACGATTCGTCACCTCGAGAACATGTGCAAGATCATCTTGGCGACGGGTTCGATCGTCGGCTTGGCGTACGGAACCGAGTTCTTTATCGCCTGGTATGGACAAGTTCCTGAAGAGCAATTCGCGTTTTTGAACCGAGCACTTGGGCCTTATTGGTGGGCCTATTTGACGATGGTCTCTTGTAATGTTTTAAGTCCACAATTGTTCTGGTTCAAGAAATTCCGCACCACACCTGTTTTGATTGTGATCGTTTGTATTTTTGTCAACATCGGCATGTGGTTCGAACGATTCGTGATTGTGGTCACTAGTTTGTCGCGTGATTATCTTCCGAGTGCTTGGTCCTACTTCTCGCCGACCTGGGTCGACTGGGCGATGTTGATCGGTTCCTTTGGGTTGTTTTTCACGCTCTTCCTGTTGTTCTGCAAGTTGATGCCAGTGATCAACATGGCAGAAACGAAAGCGACATTGGCGAAACAATATCACATGGCACATGAGCAAGAATAA
- a CDS encoding serine/threonine protein kinase, translating into MILGNYVIEDILGEGGMGQVYRAVHRKMKREVALKVISPALLKDAHAIDRFNREVEAAAKLSHPNIVTAFDAGEVDGVHFLVMEYIAGTDLSTYVRRHGMRSLPQAIELTLQAAQGLAYAHSQSIIHRDIKPSNLLLGHDDSVRVLDLGLARIVPTDDRSITDGLTSTGVVMGTVDFMAPEQALDSKAADARSDIYSLGCTMYYLICGQSVYDGDTVMKRILAHREQPIPDLSEISPNATPRLQSVFAKMLAKEPVNRFESMNDVIQELEAVLPELSRETDNRPRGHGAVSLAPTTPATFDPIDESAKVTMASATFDDTVRPAEPGPQVSLPHITAAMKPKRRTSAGRGRIGSKALALASGGFFAMFLLGAIVFNFTSPDGTVMVELDGPIEVASVKVDGNEVICWCRGSAETGIPTKRLDRDDCVRVSTAQV; encoded by the coding sequence TTGATTCTTGGTAACTACGTCATCGAAGACATACTTGGTGAAGGTGGGATGGGGCAAGTGTATCGAGCGGTCCATCGCAAAATGAAACGCGAGGTCGCTTTGAAAGTCATCTCGCCCGCCCTGCTCAAAGACGCTCATGCGATCGATCGGTTCAACCGCGAAGTCGAAGCGGCAGCGAAACTCTCACACCCCAACATTGTCACTGCGTTTGACGCTGGCGAAGTCGACGGAGTTCATTTCTTGGTGATGGAGTACATCGCCGGTACCGATTTGAGCACCTACGTCCGTCGACACGGCATGCGATCGCTGCCTCAAGCAATCGAGTTGACGCTGCAAGCCGCGCAGGGATTGGCGTATGCACACTCTCAAAGCATTATTCATCGTGATATCAAGCCATCAAACCTGTTGCTGGGTCACGACGACTCGGTTCGCGTTTTGGATTTGGGATTAGCCCGAATCGTTCCCACCGATGACCGCTCCATTACCGACGGTTTGACCAGCACGGGGGTCGTGATGGGGACGGTTGACTTTATGGCGCCCGAGCAGGCCTTGGACTCGAAAGCAGCGGACGCCCGCAGCGATATTTATTCTCTGGGATGTACCATGTATTACTTGATTTGCGGACAGAGTGTGTACGACGGCGACACCGTGATGAAGCGGATTCTAGCCCATCGCGAACAGCCGATTCCTGATTTGTCTGAGATCAGCCCGAACGCTACACCTCGCCTACAATCCGTATTCGCAAAGATGTTGGCAAAAGAACCTGTGAACCGTTTCGAATCGATGAACGATGTGATTCAGGAATTGGAAGCGGTTTTGCCAGAGCTAAGCCGCGAAACGGATAACAGACCGAGAGGACACGGGGCAGTCTCGCTCGCTCCGACGACCCCAGCAACCTTCGATCCGATCGACGAGAGTGCTAAAGTGACGATGGCATCGGCAACCTTTGACGATACCGTTCGGCCTGCGGAGCCGGGGCCGCAAGTGTCGTTGCCGCACATCACCGCCGCGATGAAGCCCAAACGGCGCACCAGCGCCGGTCGGGGGCGAATTGGCAGTAAAGCACTCGCGTTGGCCAGCGGCGGTTTCTTTGCGATGTTTCTGTTGGGGGCGATCGTGTTCAATTTCACCAGTCCAGACGGCACGGTGATGGTCGAACTTGACGGTCCCATCGAAGTGGCGTCGGTGAAGGTCGACGGCAATGAAGTCATCTGCTGGTGCAGAGGATCGGCTGAAACCGGAATACCGACGAAACGACTCGACAGAGACGATTGCGTCCGCGTTTCCACGGCCCAAGTATGA
- the folK gene encoding 2-amino-4-hydroxy-6-hydroxymethyldihydropteridine diphosphokinase, translating to MDVPSHTCRSERPTERPVAQCLVSFGSNLGHRKTVIAEAARQIADSPFAQSFAASRLFETPPIGGPDGQEPFLNAAAAFETTASAREILTLLQSVEEQLGRQRLQRWSARSIDLDVILHGQLIGFQSALIVPHPRYTARQFVLQPACDVAEHYCDPRFGWTIGQLARHLSAGHPSISLVGSDHATRRLLCKRLAVEHGIPTFGVSDKIDGPRTPPSGSWVSESPPPLPENRTIESTSDGSLPRLIARVSRTTAKTRWPAPHLIWPSTTRWPEYRLEIDDLDWAVKELSSAIDSMRCPVRPVSSDGLWY from the coding sequence ATGGACGTCCCCTCCCATACATGCCGATCAGAAAGACCGACGGAAAGACCGGTAGCCCAGTGCTTGGTTAGCTTTGGCAGCAACCTGGGTCACCGGAAAACCGTCATCGCCGAAGCAGCCCGTCAGATCGCCGATTCACCATTTGCACAGTCCTTTGCGGCGAGTCGGTTGTTTGAAACGCCACCCATCGGTGGCCCCGATGGGCAGGAGCCGTTTCTGAATGCGGCAGCCGCTTTTGAAACGACCGCCAGTGCTCGAGAAATATTGACGCTGCTACAATCGGTGGAAGAGCAACTAGGTCGCCAGAGGCTCCAGCGGTGGAGTGCTCGATCGATCGACCTCGACGTGATTTTACATGGACAATTGATCGGCTTTCAATCGGCTTTGATTGTTCCGCACCCTCGCTACACCGCTCGCCAATTTGTTTTGCAACCCGCCTGCGATGTGGCAGAGCATTACTGCGATCCTCGGTTTGGTTGGACCATCGGCCAACTGGCGCGGCACTTGTCGGCAGGTCACCCTTCCATTTCGCTCGTCGGATCCGACCACGCAACGCGTCGACTGTTGTGCAAACGACTTGCCGTGGAGCACGGGATTCCCACATTCGGAGTTTCCGACAAAATCGACGGACCTAGAACCCCCCCAAGTGGGTCGTGGGTCAGCGAGAGCCCTCCCCCGCTACCCGAAAACCGAACGATCGAGTCCACATCGGACGGCAGCTTACCGCGTCTGATTGCTCGGGTGAGCCGGACAACCGCCAAAACCCGCTGGCCCGCCCCCCATTTGATTTGGCCATCCACCACTCGCTGGCCAGAATACCGGTTGGAGATTGATGACCTCGACTGGGCCGTGAAGGAGCTTTCGTCGGCAATTGATTCAATGCGTTGTCCGGTCCGCCCGGTCTCGTCCGACGGGCTCTGGTATTAA
- a CDS encoding FAD-dependent oxidoreductase produces the protein MTKNDGCKIVIVGGVAGGASAATRARRMNEHADIILLEKDSDVSFANCGLPYHIGGEIEDRSELVVASAEFLAKRFRIDVRTRHEAVSIDRQKKRVEVLRRDSGERIWIDYDKLILAPGASPIHPPITGADASNVLTLRNLDDMDRIKAIVDAQATRKAVVVGAGYIGLEMVEQLIHRSIETSLVELQPQVLPLLDAEMAAPIASEALSKGVSLFLGRGITEIITDDDNRATAVILGDGTQIETDLVVLGIGVRPNVSLAVDAGLELGATGGILTNDYMQTADPDIYAVGDAAEYVYGPTGKRMRIALAGPANRAGRLAGQHAATGKSDPMPAVQGTSVVRVFGCSAASTGMTRSFAKRFDINAKSVTVIAKSHAGYYPGAETMTLKLVYDPQTEKILGAQAVGGEGVDKRIDVIATAMQFGGTVRQLTGVDLCYAPPFGSAKDPVHMAAFAACNQMDGVGDFSEFDADLSSKQVVDVRTCDEISKAPLAGVENPISIPVDELRIRISELDLAKETVVACGVGVRGHVACCILRQNGFQVENLTGGATLRNLAAIHSTP, from the coding sequence ATGACAAAGAACGATGGCTGCAAAATTGTGATCGTTGGTGGCGTTGCAGGCGGAGCCTCTGCGGCAACGCGAGCACGGCGAATGAACGAGCACGCTGATATCATTCTTTTGGAAAAAGACAGCGATGTTTCGTTTGCCAATTGTGGCCTGCCCTATCATATCGGTGGCGAGATCGAAGATCGCTCCGAACTTGTGGTCGCATCCGCCGAATTTCTGGCCAAACGATTTCGGATCGATGTTCGCACACGTCATGAAGCGGTCTCGATCGATCGTCAAAAGAAGCGTGTTGAAGTGCTCCGCCGTGATTCCGGGGAAAGGATTTGGATCGATTATGATAAGTTGATCCTGGCTCCAGGTGCCTCGCCTATTCATCCACCCATCACTGGTGCCGATGCATCGAATGTCTTAACGCTGCGGAATCTGGACGATATGGACCGCATCAAGGCGATCGTCGATGCCCAAGCGACTAGGAAAGCAGTCGTCGTCGGTGCTGGTTACATCGGCCTTGAAATGGTCGAACAATTGATTCATCGGAGCATCGAAACATCGCTTGTTGAATTGCAACCGCAGGTTTTGCCATTGCTTGATGCTGAGATGGCTGCACCGATCGCAAGCGAAGCGTTGAGTAAAGGAGTGTCACTGTTTCTCGGTCGCGGGATTACCGAAATCATTACGGACGATGACAACCGAGCAACCGCGGTGATTCTTGGCGATGGGACGCAAATCGAAACCGACTTGGTGGTTCTGGGGATCGGTGTTCGACCGAACGTGTCGTTAGCTGTCGACGCAGGCTTAGAACTTGGAGCGACGGGAGGTATTTTGACGAACGACTACATGCAAACCGCTGATCCTGATATCTATGCCGTCGGCGATGCCGCAGAGTACGTCTACGGGCCGACAGGAAAGAGAATGCGAATCGCGTTGGCTGGCCCCGCAAATCGAGCCGGTCGACTGGCCGGTCAACATGCTGCTACCGGTAAATCCGATCCGATGCCGGCCGTTCAAGGTACCTCGGTGGTACGCGTGTTTGGGTGCAGTGCCGCCAGTACGGGGATGACACGTAGCTTTGCAAAACGGTTCGATATCAATGCGAAGAGTGTGACGGTAATCGCGAAGAGCCACGCAGGGTACTATCCCGGCGCGGAAACGATGACGCTCAAGTTGGTTTATGATCCGCAGACAGAAAAAATCTTGGGCGCTCAAGCCGTAGGTGGCGAGGGCGTGGATAAGCGGATCGATGTGATCGCCACGGCGATGCAGTTTGGCGGCACCGTTCGTCAATTGACGGGAGTCGATTTGTGCTATGCACCGCCATTCGGGTCGGCCAAAGACCCCGTTCACATGGCCGCGTTTGCGGCGTGCAACCAAATGGACGGGGTCGGCGATTTTAGTGAGTTCGATGCCGATCTGTCGAGCAAGCAAGTGGTCGACGTTCGCACCTGCGACGAAATTTCGAAAGCTCCACTCGCAGGGGTTGAAAATCCAATTTCGATTCCTGTCGATGAATTGCGTATTCGAATTTCTGAATTGGATTTGGCGAAGGAAACCGTTGTCGCCTGTGGCGTCGGAGTTCGAGGGCACGTCGCATGTTGCATACTGAGGCAAAATGGTTTTCAAGTCGAAAACCTTACTGGGGGAGCGACGCTTCGAAACCTAGCGGCTATTCATTCCACTCCATAG
- a CDS encoding TAT-variant-translocated molybdopterin oxidoreductase, producing the protein MNLYSISGLKKSGSNKDLVSGPAVSASAVSDSSSESSAVARASEKVVAPKSRYWRSLSELQDREDFQQYIDREFPVAASEFPEGVSRRRWMQLMGASLAVAGATGCRYPEETIAPFVIRPDGRVPGESYSRATNFELAGRVYNLLISCVDGRPVKVEPNTEHPTGSGTDTYAQACMLGLYDPDRARGDEGFLIRMGEKRREQATWDDFIPYGKALIRTAAQSDEGSKLAVLMTPTASPSVVRMLAALKEKCPSATIAAFDGVHGDAMRAATKQVFGKPATQVLDLAKAKVILTLQSDILGSDPGMLNNSRTFAEARNPLDEEKGMSRLYVVEGGYTTTGTMADSRLALRPSQMPAFLSELARRIDKLAAENANEEESVAEERVSFDELKTHTERMERYLEVLAKDIAAAGSDAVVVVGEHLGAEAIAAGIALNKKLGSYGTLQNFTPTVDGDLGDYATLEELVEKIDNGEVDSLIVLGGNPVATAPGNVDIASAIGKLDHSIYLGEYDDETGYICDWSLPLAHPLESWGDVVNDHGTYGVCQPQILPLLGGRPVIEVLATILGEKETEGSAIVRRTAEAIGGASLSERQWRKLLHDGYSDEIAFGGDELTPNVEFKPLTDETPVAVEVDAIDKNDFEVLFVPADGIYDGRFANNGWLQELPQTLTKLTWDNAALLSPSSAKLLGVRHGQMIALRQDGDPLELPVYELPGCAPGVVTIAIGYGRERAGMVGGYTEEDVPVAGTDINPLRNSRSMLLMTEVEARPRFRDYELATTQNHWAIDERGRDETEKRSFSLVREGTVALLKKVPQFAEVKGPHVPAVGRNDSGSLWREPINEIEEEHPKVPQWGMSIDLTKCTGCNACVVACQSENNIPIVGKEQILNSREMHWIRIDRYFQGDEENADVVQQPVACMHCETAPCEQVCPVAATVHTDDGINAMTYNRCIGTRYCANNCPFKVRRFNYFDYNKDVGVGYGIDAYPSSIEAANRHLQALVMNPEVTVRGRGVMEKCTYCIQRVEKAKIQARKDGGRPIADGDIVTACQASCPTTAIEFGNVADPNSKVSKLHADPRNYGLLSQLNLKPRTQYLARVRNPHPSLMTRAQIEDLAQIQEPHTEHEHSGHEHTEHEHKDDLEAGEHITDTETES; encoded by the coding sequence ATGAATTTATATTCGATATCAGGCCTCAAGAAATCTGGCTCTAACAAGGACCTGGTCTCTGGCCCCGCCGTTTCAGCATCCGCGGTCTCCGATTCCTCGAGCGAATCGTCCGCAGTCGCCAGGGCATCTGAGAAAGTGGTTGCTCCTAAGTCTCGCTATTGGCGAAGCTTGTCGGAATTACAGGACCGCGAGGATTTTCAGCAATATATCGACCGAGAGTTTCCTGTTGCTGCCTCGGAGTTCCCCGAGGGTGTTTCGCGTCGCCGATGGATGCAGCTCATGGGCGCTTCGCTGGCGGTCGCCGGTGCAACCGGTTGTCGCTACCCCGAAGAAACAATCGCTCCTTTTGTGATTCGTCCCGACGGTCGCGTGCCCGGAGAGTCCTATAGCCGAGCAACCAACTTCGAATTGGCTGGTCGCGTCTACAACTTGCTAATCAGTTGTGTGGATGGTCGTCCGGTCAAGGTCGAGCCCAACACCGAGCATCCGACGGGCAGCGGCACCGATACTTACGCCCAAGCATGCATGCTTGGCTTGTACGATCCCGATCGCGCTCGTGGCGACGAGGGTTTCCTGATTCGCATGGGCGAGAAACGTCGCGAACAAGCGACCTGGGACGACTTCATCCCTTATGGCAAGGCATTGATTCGCACCGCTGCGCAATCGGACGAAGGTTCGAAATTAGCGGTTTTAATGACACCGACGGCATCGCCATCCGTGGTTCGGATGTTGGCGGCATTGAAAGAGAAATGTCCTTCGGCAACGATCGCCGCGTTCGACGGCGTGCATGGCGATGCGATGCGGGCGGCAACGAAACAAGTGTTCGGCAAACCAGCGACCCAAGTACTCGACCTGGCCAAGGCGAAAGTGATCTTGACGCTACAGTCCGATATTCTCGGCAGTGATCCCGGAATGCTGAACAACTCGCGTACATTCGCCGAGGCACGCAACCCGCTCGATGAAGAGAAGGGGATGAGTCGTTTGTATGTCGTCGAGGGCGGCTACACGACGACCGGAACGATGGCCGATTCGCGATTGGCCCTACGTCCAAGCCAAATGCCTGCTTTCCTAAGCGAACTCGCTCGGCGAATCGACAAGCTGGCCGCCGAAAACGCGAACGAAGAAGAATCGGTTGCCGAAGAACGTGTTTCGTTTGACGAACTGAAAACGCATACCGAGCGGATGGAGCGGTACCTTGAGGTCTTGGCCAAAGATATCGCTGCGGCTGGTTCGGATGCCGTCGTGGTCGTCGGTGAGCACCTTGGCGCCGAAGCGATTGCTGCTGGGATCGCGTTGAATAAGAAGCTTGGTTCCTACGGCACGCTCCAAAACTTCACGCCGACCGTTGATGGCGACCTTGGTGATTACGCCACGCTTGAGGAACTTGTTGAAAAGATCGACAACGGCGAAGTCGATTCGTTGATTGTGCTTGGCGGCAATCCGGTGGCAACCGCACCGGGCAATGTTGATATCGCTTCGGCGATCGGCAAGCTCGATCATTCGATCTACCTGGGCGAATACGATGATGAAACCGGATACATTTGCGATTGGTCGCTGCCGTTAGCTCACCCACTTGAATCATGGGGTGACGTGGTCAACGACCATGGTACCTACGGTGTTTGCCAACCGCAAATCTTGCCATTGCTTGGTGGCCGGCCCGTTATTGAAGTCTTGGCGACGATTTTGGGTGAAAAGGAAACCGAGGGCAGTGCAATCGTTCGACGAACCGCGGAGGCGATTGGTGGTGCATCGCTGAGCGAGCGGCAATGGCGAAAACTTCTGCACGATGGTTATTCCGACGAGATAGCGTTCGGTGGCGATGAGTTGACTCCCAATGTCGAGTTCAAACCGTTGACGGACGAGACGCCGGTTGCTGTCGAGGTGGATGCGATCGACAAGAACGATTTCGAGGTCCTCTTTGTCCCAGCCGATGGGATTTATGATGGTCGCTTCGCCAACAACGGTTGGCTGCAAGAACTGCCGCAAACATTGACAAAACTGACATGGGACAACGCGGCTCTACTGAGTCCGTCGTCCGCTAAGTTGCTCGGCGTTCGCCATGGGCAAATGATTGCACTTCGTCAAGACGGGGATCCACTTGAATTGCCAGTGTACGAATTGCCTGGCTGTGCGCCCGGCGTTGTAACGATCGCCATTGGCTACGGGCGAGAACGCGCCGGAATGGTTGGCGGCTATACCGAAGAAGATGTGCCGGTCGCCGGGACGGATATCAATCCACTCCGCAATAGCCGTTCCATGCTATTGATGACCGAGGTCGAAGCTCGCCCGCGATTCCGCGATTATGAATTGGCGACGACTCAGAACCATTGGGCGATCGACGAACGTGGCCGCGATGAAACCGAGAAGCGTAGTTTTTCACTCGTTCGCGAAGGCACCGTAGCGTTGCTGAAGAAAGTGCCGCAGTTCGCGGAGGTCAAAGGCCCGCACGTTCCTGCCGTCGGACGCAACGATTCCGGTTCACTGTGGCGTGAACCGATCAATGAAATCGAAGAAGAACATCCCAAAGTGCCTCAGTGGGGCATGTCGATCGACCTGACCAAATGCACTGGGTGTAATGCGTGCGTGGTCGCTTGCCAAAGTGAAAACAACATACCGATCGTTGGCAAAGAGCAAATTCTCAACAGCCGCGAAATGCATTGGATCCGGATTGACCGCTATTTCCAAGGCGACGAAGAAAACGCAGATGTGGTGCAGCAACCGGTTGCCTGTATGCACTGTGAAACCGCGCCATGCGAGCAGGTTTGCCCCGTCGCGGCAACGGTGCACACCGACGACGGCATCAACGCGATGACGTACAACCGTTGTATTGGAACTCGCTATTGTGCCAACAACTGTCCCTTCAAGGTGCGGCGGTTTAACTACTTCGACTACAACAAAGACGTCGGCGTTGGCTACGGGATCGACGCCTACCCGAGTTCGATCGAAGCAGCCAATCGCCATCTGCAGGCGTTGGTAATGAACCCCGAAGTGACGGTTCGTGGTCGTGGGGTCATGGAAAAATGCACGTACTGTATCCAACGGGTTGAGAAGGCCAAAATCCAAGCGCGCAAAGATGGCGGACGTCCGATTGCCGATGGTGACATCGTGACCGCTTGCCAAGCATCGTGCCCAACCACGGCGATCGAGTTTGGCAATGTAGCCGATCCCAACTCGAAGGTTTCAAAACTTCATGCCGACCCACGCAATTACGGTCTGCTGTCGCAGTTGAACCTCAAGCCGAGAACCCAGTATTTGGCTCGAGTCCGCAATCCGCATCCCTCGCTTATGACGCGTGCTCAGATCGAAGATTTGGCACAGATCCAAGAGCCGCATACTGAGCATGAGCATTCGGGGCATGAGCATACTGAGCATGAGCACAAAGATGACCTCGAAGCGGGTGAGCACATCACGGATACGGAAACGGAAAGCTAA